The Clarias gariepinus isolate MV-2021 ecotype Netherlands chromosome 4, CGAR_prim_01v2, whole genome shotgun sequence genome window below encodes:
- the chtopb gene encoding chromatin target of PRMT1b isoform X3 — MTTPSSQVLLKSTSSMSLDERFTMMLKKNQVPLIDTMDAVPQQLTASVKNQRLAQQMANRPSVLAALQSNLRVKQNQFKGSIKTRLGPMMRGGLHGMSRSWRRPRGKSVVLRGAFSQRCTNGGLIPPPYGPLISRRGFIRSRGLRGALRGKAGRGMMFVGRGLAGRHARPGSRPLPTREELDAQLDDYMSMTKSQLDAQLDAYMAEVDPERLL, encoded by the exons ATGACCACGCCATCCTCCCAGGTCTTGCTGAAAAGCACCTCTTCCATGTCATTAGATGAGCG ATTCACCATGATGCTGAAGAAAAATCAGGTGCCCCTGATTGACACCATGGATGCAGTGCCCCAGCAGCTGACCGCTTCAGTGAAGAACCAGCGTCTAGCTCAGCAGATGGCCAATCGGCCTTCGGTTCTGGCCGCCCTTCAGAGCAATTTG CGTGTGAAACAGAATCAGTTTAAGGGCAGCATTAAGACAAGGCTAGGCCCCATGATGAGGGGTGGCCTGCATGGGATGTCTAGATCCTGGAGAAGACCAAGGGGAAAAAGCGTGGTACTGAGGGGAGCTTTTTCACAAAGAT GCACAAATGGGGGCCTGATTCCACCACCGTATGGACCTCTTATAAGCAGAAGAGGATTTATACGAAGTAGAGGACTAAGAGGAGCTCTCAGAGGCAAAG CAGGTAGGGGCATGATGTTTGTAGGTCGTGGCTTGGCTGGAAGACATGCTAGACCAGGCAGTCGTCCTCTCCCCACGCGAGAGGAGCTAGATGCACAACTGGATGACTACATGTCCATGACCAAGAGTCAACTGGATGCCCAGCTGGATGCATACATGGCAGAAGTTGACCCTGAACGCTTACTGTAA
- the chtopb gene encoding chromatin target of PRMT1b isoform X1 — MTTPSSQVLLKSTSSMSLDERFTMMLKKNQVPLIDTMDAVPQQLTASVKNQRLAQQMANRPSVLAALQSNLRVKQNQFKGSIKTRLGPMMRGGLHGMSRSWRRPRGKSVVLRGAFSQRCTNGGLIPPPYGPLISRRGFIRSRGLRGALRGKGRGMMFVGRGLAGRHARPGSRPLPTREELDAQLDDYMSMTKSQLDAQLDAYMAEVDPERLL; from the exons ATGACCACGCCATCCTCCCAGGTCTTGCTGAAAAGCACCTCTTCCATGTCATTAGATGAGCG ATTCACCATGATGCTGAAGAAAAATCAGGTGCCCCTGATTGACACCATGGATGCAGTGCCCCAGCAGCTGACCGCTTCAGTGAAGAACCAGCGTCTAGCTCAGCAGATGGCCAATCGGCCTTCGGTTCTGGCCGCCCTTCAGAGCAATTTG CGTGTGAAACAGAATCAGTTTAAGGGCAGCATTAAGACAAGGCTAGGCCCCATGATGAGGGGTGGCCTGCATGGGATGTCTAGATCCTGGAGAAGACCAAGGGGAAAAAGCGTGGTACTGAGGGGAGCTTTTTCACAAAGAT GCACAAATGGGGGCCTGATTCCACCACCGTATGGACCTCTTATAAGCAGAAGAGGATTTATACGAAGTAGAGGACTAAGAGGAGCTCTCAGAGGCAAAG GTAGGGGCATGATGTTTGTAGGTCGTGGCTTGGCTGGAAGACATGCTAGACCAGGCAGTCGTCCTCTCCCCACGCGAGAGGAGCTAGATGCACAACTGGATGACTACATGTCCATGACCAAGAGTCAACTGGATGCCCAGCTGGATGCATACATGGCAGAAGTTGACCCTGAACGCTTACTGTAA
- the chtopb gene encoding chromatin target of PRMT1b isoform X2 → MTTPSSQVLLKSTSSMSLDERFTMMLKKNQVPLIDTMDAVPQQLTASVKNQRLAQQMANRPSVLAALQSNLRVKQNQFKGSIKTRLGPMMRGGLHGMSRSWRRPRGKSVVLRGAFSQRSGRGMMFVGRGLAGRHARPGSRPLPTREELDAQLDDYMSMTKSQLDAQLDAYMAEVDPERLL, encoded by the exons ATGACCACGCCATCCTCCCAGGTCTTGCTGAAAAGCACCTCTTCCATGTCATTAGATGAGCG ATTCACCATGATGCTGAAGAAAAATCAGGTGCCCCTGATTGACACCATGGATGCAGTGCCCCAGCAGCTGACCGCTTCAGTGAAGAACCAGCGTCTAGCTCAGCAGATGGCCAATCGGCCTTCGGTTCTGGCCGCCCTTCAGAGCAATTTG CGTGTGAAACAGAATCAGTTTAAGGGCAGCATTAAGACAAGGCTAGGCCCCATGATGAGGGGTGGCCTGCATGGGATGTCTAGATCCTGGAGAAGACCAAGGGGAAAAAGCGTGGTACTGAGGGGAGCTTTTTCACAAAGAT CAGGTAGGGGCATGATGTTTGTAGGTCGTGGCTTGGCTGGAAGACATGCTAGACCAGGCAGTCGTCCTCTCCCCACGCGAGAGGAGCTAGATGCACAACTGGATGACTACATGTCCATGACCAAGAGTCAACTGGATGCCCAGCTGGATGCATACATGGCAGAAGTTGACCCTGAACGCTTACTGTAA